Within Diospyros lotus cultivar Yz01 chromosome 15, ASM1463336v1, whole genome shotgun sequence, the genomic segment ATAGAAACTGTTCGTCTAAATGATCGATTCTATATTTGACACCGTTGATTTCTTTAAGAGTCCAATCTAAGCAAGTAATGTTTGTGTAATGGTGCAGCAACAGACCAGTCATGGCAAGTCTAATAATGGCTCCAACGTTTAGTTCTTTTGCAACCAAAAATAGAAGCAAAGATTGTAAAAAGTCATATAGAAGAGGTGGAATGTGCCATGGTATAAAGGCAATGAAGATGGAGAAACCCTTGGAGGAACTGTACAGTGTGAGGGTGGAGAGGAGAGTATCACCGGAGCGACTAGCCGAGCTGGGGGTTGCACGATGGTCGATATGGAA encodes:
- the LOC127792566 gene encoding uncharacterized protein LOC127792566, with protein sequence MASLIMAPTFSSFATKNRSKDCKKSYRRGGMCHGIKAMKMEKPLEELYSVRVERRVSPERLAELGVARWSIWKTGKCKLPWDWHVDQLVYIEEGEVRVVPEGSERFMRFVAGDLVRYPKWFEADLFFNGFYQERYSFRAYSDDD